The Methanosarcina acetivorans C2A genome includes the window CATCGATTCCGCAGATCACGTCTTCCAGGTAGAAAAAGATCCTCTCACCAATATGTCCTCAATTACAAGGCTGTAAAAAACAAGGCTGCAAAAAGGCTTCATTTTTTGGCTTTTATTACCAGTACACGAGGTAGTTGAACAGTTCGTCAGTCTGCTCCTGATATCCTTCAAAAAATCTGTAGTCTTTTATCAGGTAGCCTTCGTCCTCAGAGGAGAGGTCTTCAAGAAAGCCGTACCAGTAGACAACCATGCCTTCTCCGAAAATATCGGCATACTCCCGGAACTGTTTCTTTGCGTAATGTTTGTGTTCGAAGTCGTCCCCGAAAAGGGCTTTGCTTTCAATCCAGCTGACCATATGGTCTTCTATGAAGATCGGGTTTGAAAGGACGAAATCCGGGGTCTTGCCATCTCCCTTAGCCCTGATTTCAGCTTCGGTGCAGTAGGCAATCTCCCTGTCGTCAAGCCATTTACGGACGATCTCCTCCCCCATTTCGCCTTTTCTGCACTGCATCTCATGGGCACGGGGAGAAAAGAAATAATCGGCATTAAGGGCTTTTCGGACCTCTTTTCTCAGGCGGCGGTTTTCTATGCAGTCGAGGTGCTTGAAGAGCCAGTTAATGCTTTTTCGGGAGAAGTCGCAGTTCTTGAGAATCAGGGAAGCCATGAGGGTCGGAGGGAAGTACGTATATTCTGCAAGTTCAAGAATAGACCTGCCCTGCTTCCACTTCATAAAGAGCTCCTTTTCCCTGGAATAGACCCTCCTGTGTTTGAATCTTGTCATTTTCACGATCTTCTGGTTAAGAATGGTAGCAAGCATGCCCGCAGGTCTGGAATATTCTTCTGAGAGGCGAAAAACGTCTCCAAAGTTGTGCAGGGAACTGTATATTTTCTGGTATGTCTGGAGGTCCATTCTCAATCATCATAGTCCTGTTCTTTTTAAAATAGAAATATAAAATCAAATAACATGAATGAATGTGAACTTTTTACAGCACGCAGGAGTTTTTGCAGGAGTTTTCTTAAATCCAAACCGTTAATCCCTCTTCTTCACACTCTTACAACAATTCTCCTGCTGTACTTGAGAAAGTAAAATCTAAGAAGGTAATAAACGGAGTCAAGCCCAATGCCGGAAGGCATTCATCAGGCTGGTTCTGCATGCCTGTCTGGAAACTCAGGAAACGAAGAAAGCATTTTTCTCATTTTTTGGGCTCGTACGTTTTTTCCGTAACTCCGACCTGCGGCTCCGTTTTAAATTAATTTGAATAATTCCGGATAATGATAAGTTCACTCCAGGTCAATTCCAAAGATCAATTCCAAAGGTCAATTCCAAAGGTCAATTCTACATTTCCTCTAACCAGTTCGACGAACTTCGGTTCACTTCGTTAATTTCGAATTTGCCTGAAGTTACCCTAAATTAATTCTGCTCTTATAAGTTAATTTTGACTTATTTCAGTTTTATCTCTTTTCTCAAAGATCTCTTTTCTCAAAGAGGAATTTTTAACTCCAGAACTCCTCCTCGTAATTATCGGGGAGGTCTATATCCATAACTTCATCAAGTTTTTTGCGTTTATCCCTGTTTTCAGCCGTTTTTCCTGGTTTTTCCTCCCTACTGGAAAGATAAATATTTTTCTTTTCTTCTTCGTCACAGGAGGAAAATATTGTTGAATGCTTATCCCTGGAGATTATTTTCTCCTGAACTTTTGGTTTTTCCTGAGCCTTTGGCTGGAGCTTGGCATATATAATCTTGCTTTCTTCTTCGGCCGGGTCTTTTTTCAGCCTTGCTTCCAGCCTGAGGGAAGCTTTCTCAGCCTCGCTAGAAACCTGCCTGCCTTGAAGCCTTTTCTCGGAATCTTCTTCCGAATCTTTCTCCATTTTTTCGTCCACAATTGCTTCTTGGCGTCCGAAGAAACATTTCCGGGCATCTTTTTCCTGAGAAGGTTTTGCTCCCTTTCTTTCAAGATGTCCTTCGGGAGGTCTTTCTACCGGTCTTGTAGGAGTCCAATCTCCTTTTCCGGAGATGTTCATTCGGGGCAGAGGCTGTCTCCCTAACTTACGAAAGGTGTCTTCAGCGTAGGTATCTTTATTCCGGTCATCCCTGCCGGACCTTACTTTACTTGTTGCATTGTAGCCTATAATACAGGTAGGTTCTCTTGTTCTCCATTCCAGGCAGAAGAGGTGGCATTCCCGCCCTTTACATGTCTGGTTTTCATCAAGTGGGCAAACTTCTGGGAGGG containing:
- a CDS encoding C15orf41 family protein, whose amino-acid sequence is MDLQTYQKIYSSLHNFGDVFRLSEEYSRPAGMLATILNQKIVKMTRFKHRRVYSREKELFMKWKQGRSILELAEYTYFPPTLMASLILKNCDFSRKSINWLFKHLDCIENRRLRKEVRKALNADYFFSPRAHEMQCRKGEMGEEIVRKWLDDREIAYCTEAEIRAKGDGKTPDFVLSNPIFIEDHMVSWIESKALFGDDFEHKHYAKKQFREYADIFGEGMVVYWYGFLEDLSSEDEGYLIKDYRFFEGYQEQTDELFNYLVYW